In the genome of Apostichopus japonicus isolate 1M-3 chromosome 15, ASM3797524v1, whole genome shotgun sequence, one region contains:
- the LOC139980892 gene encoding matrix metalloproteinase-17-like — translation MQNWKVCSILLIALLSLVGFVAGKKKKTTSDEIIGTDEFNYLVKYGWFPTGVSHSQDSGRSALAAMQLFAGLEPTGTVNEETRELLITPRCGNPDVFGANEMQRPNIRARRYATSQYLWSRMDLKYYFENFSVHLTRAEVRDAIERAFELWARHAPLTFRETDDSSQADFTISFNTGDHGDGAHNAFDGPRGTLAHAFYPEDGRAHFDDEEDFTVRSYNGINLYIVAAHEFGHAFGLGHSDVQGALMYPWYQGYVENYELPEDDIQGIQQMYGIPPEEETPAVASGPGRTGENLPDTCTSPWDAVDQSFDAKVYAFKGKHLWRIRNNGVASGFPKKITSVYKGAPSNVNAVVTSKINQKTYIFKGNRYWRYTNYKLDANFPKKLKKTGLPKSVTAAFVWGGNGKIHIFKGNHFYIFNERTDKIKGGKRTISDKWRGIPSSVTSAFQWKNGKTYFFRGDNYWRFDDNTLSKERGYPKSKALYWMGCGAGPDIAEPIRVMPEENEEGGN, via the exons aACTACCTTGTCAAATACGGATGGTTTCCGACTGGTGTCTCGCATAGCCAAGACTCGGGGAGATCGGCTCTAGC TGCAATGCAGCTATTCGCCGGTCTAGAACCTACTGGAACCGTAAACGAAGAAACACGTGAATTACTCATAACACCGCGGTGTGGCAACCCCGATGTCTTCGGTGCAAATGAAATGCAAAGACCGAATATAAGAGCTAGACGATATGCGACAAGCc AATATTTATGGTCGAGAATGGATCTGAAATATTACTTTGAGAATTTCAGTGTCCACCTGACTCGGGCGGAGGTAAGAGACGCCATTGAGAGGGCGTTTGAACTCTGGGCTCGACACGCCCCTCTTACATTTCGTGAAACAGATGATTCCAGTCAAGCCGACTTCACGATTAGTTTCAATACTGGTGATCACGGGGACGGGGCGCACAACGCATTCGATGGACCTC GTGGAACCTTGGCGCATGCGTTCTATCCAGAGGACGGACGAGCCCATTTCGACGATGAGGAAGATTTTACTGTTAGATCATATAATGGTATCAACCTATACATTGTTGCTGCTCATGAATTCGGTCACGCGTTTGGTTTGGGACATTCTGACGTCCAGGGGGCCCTGATGTACCCATGGTACCAGGGGTACGTGGAGAACTATGAACTACCCGAGGATGATATCCAGGGCATCCAACAGATGTATG gtattccACCCGAAGAAGAAACCCCGGCTGTAGCGTCTGGGCCTGGTCGCACGGGGGAGAACTTACCTGACACTTGTACCAGTCCATGGGATGCCGTAGATCAAT CATTTGATGCCAAGGTGTACGCGTTCAAAGGAAAGCACCTTTGGAGAATAAGGAACAACGGCGTCGCCAGTGGATTCCCAAAGAAGATTACTTCCGTGTACAAGGGAGCTCCAAGCAATGTTAACGCGGTTGTGACATCAAAAATTAATCAAAAGACTTATATTTTCAAAG GAAATAGATATTGGAGATACACCAATTACAAACTCGACGCAAACTTCCCAAAAAAGCTGAAAAAGACGGGATTACCAAAATCGGTCACGGCTGCATTCGTGTGGGGTGGTAATGGCAAAATACACATATTTAAG GGAAACCATTTCTACATTTTCAACGAGCGTACTGACAAAATCAAAGGCGGGAAACGTACAATCAGTGACAAATGGAGAGGCATTCCGTCATCGGTGACGTCAGCGTTCCAGTGGAAGAATGGTAAAACGTACTTTTTCCGTGGAGACAACTACTGGCGATTCGATGATAACACACTCTCCAAGGAACGAGGTTATCCGAAGTCCAAAGCTTTGTATTGGATGGGATGTGGAGCCGGTCCGGATATTGCCGAACCAATCCGAGTCATGCCGGAGGAGAACGAAGAAGGAGGGAATTGA